The following are from one region of the Francisella opportunistica genome:
- a CDS encoding LptA/OstA family protein gives MRQARLLIIISLLLVSNAFSNVEEDKIDYSSPIYNSSLQEDNATDGEKENNSDDNNLKEYGPVTICANNAVYDDNQGILTYLGNVFVMQIHNKHILCHQPNNSKKGVSYFIRDNSLSFKQLQQKWLEQAKLLCSQERECNFISGQKLVIKLDKDKKIKTFTMLSEGHEKSQFYTFPTSSNPDYTKSKTVTRGPVEGSSKKIVYDVTDKHLELYKKAIAFQNDNVYRGEKVIFDITHDLISIPGSEDRRSTIILDGLENQSKIDTGLTPISQYKK, from the coding sequence ATGCGACAAGCTAGGCTATTAATTATAATTTCACTATTACTTGTCTCAAACGCTTTTTCAAACGTTGAAGAAGATAAAATTGACTATAGCTCTCCTATATATAATTCTTCATTACAGGAGGATAATGCAACAGATGGAGAAAAAGAAAATAATTCTGATGATAATAACTTGAAAGAGTATGGTCCGGTAACTATTTGTGCAAATAATGCTGTTTATGATGATAATCAAGGGATATTAACTTATTTAGGTAATGTTTTTGTAATGCAAATTCATAATAAGCATATTTTGTGCCATCAGCCTAATAACTCAAAAAAAGGTGTAAGCTATTTCATAAGAGATAATAGTTTGTCATTTAAACAATTACAACAAAAGTGGTTAGAGCAAGCAAAATTATTATGTTCTCAAGAGAGAGAGTGTAATTTTATCTCTGGTCAGAAATTGGTTATAAAGTTAGATAAAGATAAAAAAATTAAGACTTTTACAATGCTTTCTGAAGGTCATGAAAAATCACAGTTTTATACATTCCCGACTAGTTCAAATCCTGATTACACTAAGTCAAAAACAGTAACTAGAGGACCTGTTGAAGGAAGTTCTAAAAAGATTGTTTATGATGTTACTGATAAACATTTAGAGCTTTATAAAAAAGCTATAGCTTTTCAAAATGATAATGTATATAGAGGTGAAAAAGTAATTTTTGATATTACTCATGACTTGATATCTATACCTGGTAGTGAGGATAGAAGGTCGACAATAATATTAGATGGTCTTGAAAATCAATCGAAAATTGATACAGGTCTTACGCCTATTAGTCAGTACAAAAAGTAA